The Dethiosulfovibrio peptidovorans genome includes the window ATGTTCCCTGGTTATAATGAAAAATGTACGGGAGGTCGAGTTCAACTCAGCCTCTCCGCTATGTCGAAGGAGGGAGCAAATGCATGGAGACGATAACGGTGGTGCTTGCTGATGATCATCCTCTGACTCGCCAGGGGCTTAAGGCGTATCTCACCAGGCAAACTGATGTGGAGCTGGTCGGCGAGGCCTCCGACGGGAAGGAAGCCTGGGAGATGATCAACGATCATAAACCCAGGGTAGCTCTTTTGGACATCCGGATGCCTCACGAGGACGGCATATCTTTGGCTCGTCGTATCAAGGAAGCTGGACTTCCCGTTATACCGGTTATGCTTACGTCCTACGATTCTCAACAATATGTGTTGGCGTCCCTTCGGGCCGGAGCCAAGGGGTTTGTCCTCAAGACGACCTCTCCTGAGGCCCTGGCGAAGGCCATCCAGACCGTGGTCTCAGGTGGGCTCTATCTGGATAGTGAGGTAGCCTCGGTTGTAGGGGAGGTGTCTCCCTTGGAGGACCTCTCTCCCAGAGAGAGAGAAGTCCTGCTCTACGCGGCGAGGGGCCTGCCCAGCAAGGAGGTGGCGGCGGTTCTTTTCATCAGCGAGCGAACCGTCCAGACCCACTTGGCGTCGATCTACGATAAACTTGGGGCCCACAACAAAACGGAGGCCATGCTTCTGGCGCTGAAAAACGGCCTTCTGACGTTGGAAGAGCTCATCGAATGAGACGTCCCCGTCTTCCCGTCCGATGGAGCCTGTCGACGGTTTTTTCCCTAGCCCTTCTTCTGCCCACCGTTGCCGTCTTCCTCACGGCCGGGATCGGTATCGTTCACCATGAGCAGGCTATGGACCGTGTTATGGCCTCGTACGTGGAGAACCTGGCCGAGAACGTGGCCTCTCGCGTACACCATCAAGATTCGGAGTGGCTTTTCCCGTCTCCTCTTATCAAGATGCTTCGTCAGCTTCAGGTGTTCGAGTGGGGACCGTCCCTGCCTGGGTGGGTGGCTGTTGTGGACGGAGATGGCCAAATACTCCTGGCCTCTCCTGGAGCTGAGGCCACTTTTTTGCGGCTTTGGAGGGAGGACATCCCCATCGGGCGGGCAGTGGACCTGGCGGATGATCAGGGGCAAAGGTACACCGTGGCCGTATGGCCTGCGGCGTCTGTTTTTGTTGTGGCAGCCGTCGCCTGGGATCAGCTTATAGGTCCTATGGTACGGGCTACTCGTCTGTGGGGGCTTCTCATGCTGGCTGTCGTGGGCACTGCTGTAGTGTCTGGAGCTATCCTCTGGCGGTGGGCCATCGGTCCCATCAAATCGCTCTCTGACGAGCTTTCGGACCTCAGATGGGGGTGCGATATTCCCGATGCCAGACAAAAACGAGCCATATGGGAAGTTCGCAACCTGCGGACGGTACTATGTCGCCTCTCTCGGGCAGCTAGAGAGAAGGTCGAGCTTTGGAACCGGTATCTTCAGGACATCGTACGGGTTCAAGAAGGGGAAAAATCCCGATTCGCGCGTGACCTCCACGACGGACCTGTTCAGGAAATCACGGCCTTGATTCAAAGGATTCGATTAGCCTCTTTAGAGAGCGGAGAAAAGAGCAAAGAACACCTGTGTGTGGCAGAGGATATCGGCAGAGAAACCGTGACTCAGCTTCGGGAGATGTGTAACCAGCTCTCGCCGCCCTGGCTTGATTTGGGGCTCAAACACTCGTTGGATGAGTTGTCTGATCGTCTATCCCGGTATCTGGGTATCGCTATCCAGGTTGAGGTGGCCGATGGACTGGACGAAGTGCCGGATCGGACC containing:
- a CDS encoding DNA-binding response regulator produces the protein METITVVLADDHPLTRQGLKAYLTRQTDVELVGEASDGKEAWEMINDHKPRVALLDIRMPHEDGISLARRIKEAGLPVIPVMLTSYDSQQYVLASLRAGAKGFVLKTTSPEALAKAIQTVVSGGLYLDSEVASVVGEVSPLEDLSPREREVLLYAARGLPSKEVAAVLFISERTVQTHLASIYDKLGAHNKTEAMLLALKNGLLTLEELIE
- a CDS encoding histidine kinase, which encodes MRRPRLPVRWSLSTVFSLALLLPTVAVFLTAGIGIVHHEQAMDRVMASYVENLAENVASRVHHQDSEWLFPSPLIKMLRQLQVFEWGPSLPGWVAVVDGDGQILLASPGAEATFLRLWREDIPIGRAVDLADDQGQRYTVAVWPAASVFVVAAVAWDQLIGPMVRATRLWGLLMLAVVGTAVVSGAILWRWAIGPIKSLSDELSDLRWGCDIPDARQKRAIWEVRNLRTVLCRLSRAAREKVELWNRYLQDIVRVQEGEKSRFARDLHDGPVQEITALIQRIRLASLESGEKSKEHLCVAEDIGRETVTQLREMCNQLSPPWLDLGLKHSLDELSDRLSRYLGIAIQVEVADGLDEVPDRTLAFFRIVQEAIHNAVRHGEAEHVEVNVDVTESGAQLTVRDDGKGFNFFGDLESLRASGHRGLLNMQERIELVGGSMEIKTALGQGCTLVFKE